One stretch of Patescibacteria group bacterium DNA includes these proteins:
- a CDS encoding 50S ribosomal protein L25, with the protein MTELTLNVNKRADGADKARALVRQSLVPGVVYGHGIANQNIVLEKNVLEKIYKAAGEAKLIDLKIGDDKPVKVLIQDIQREPVHDMPIHVDFRQVRMDEKIIADMVIKFIGESAAVKELGGTLVKNYYTLQVECMPSELSNEIVVDISNLKNFEDVIRVKDLAIPPSIHVLDEPERSIAVVKPPMTEAEIAELEKAPAAGVDQVEVAAKGKAPEEGEEGAEEAAPAAGAKPEKEEPKKEKNK; encoded by the coding sequence ATGACTGAACTCACTTTAAACGTTAATAAGCGCGCCGACGGTGCCGACAAGGCCAGGGCCCTGGTCCGCCAGAGTTTGGTTCCGGGCGTTGTCTACGGACACGGCATTGCGAACCAAAATATTGTTTTAGAAAAAAACGTGCTGGAAAAAATATATAAAGCGGCCGGCGAAGCAAAACTCATTGATCTTAAAATCGGCGATGATAAGCCGGTCAAGGTTTTGATACAGGATATTCAGAGAGAACCGGTGCATGATATGCCGATTCATGTTGATTTTCGCCAGGTGCGCATGGATGAAAAAATTATTGCCGACATGGTCATCAAATTCATCGGCGAGTCGGCGGCCGTCAAAGAACTCGGCGGCACGCTGGTTAAAAATTATTACACCCTGCAGGTTGAATGTATGCCGAGCGAGCTTTCCAATGAGATCGTTGTCGATATTTCAAATCTCAAAAATTTTGAGGACGTAATTCGGGTAAAGGATCTTGCAATACCGCCGTCAATCCATGTTTTGGATGAGCCGGAGCGCAGCATCGCGGTGGTTAAGCCGCCGATGACCGAAGCCGAGATTGCTGAACTTGAAAAAGCGCCGGCCGCCGGCGTTGATCAGGTTGAAGTTGCCGCCAAGGGCAAGGCCCCGGAAGAGGGTGAAGAAGGCGCCGAAGAAGCCGCTCCTGCGGCTGGTGCGAAACCCGAAAAAGAAGAGCCAAAAAAAGAGAAAAACAAATGA